One Triticum dicoccoides isolate Atlit2015 ecotype Zavitan chromosome 5B, WEW_v2.0, whole genome shotgun sequence genomic window carries:
- the LOC119311240 gene encoding GTPase-activating protein GYP5-like, whose translation MKALRRSSTSTSPSSSSSPTAASSPPSSSWIHIRSLLVAAASSNSSSSSAAAAAAAAAAGSSVPALASASAAAAAASSSSSPAASSSPRSDRGGIKSPWSRRKRKRVLSRQQWDGQFSANGKLRDGGKKVLKKVRSGGIEPGIRAEVWPFLLGVYDLNSSEEERNTIRAKKRKEYEKLRRQCQHILNGYRGSGLKSINEVNNEECSAQGSGAEGSESPCFEDVNVEKASRSLEEPKPEHSEAEQPEITMCDDVIESMEEDTSELIDAYPCIAESESSDSESSDEDDSGRISVCGEESCDPDPKFARSSSFKADIFRFSRTPEDFATWQRIIRLDAIRANAEWISFSRDQAEVPKEKALQSAASVGLKDFDHLEPHMIYHAARLVGLLEAYAIYDPEIGYCQGMSDLLSPIIAVMEEDDAAFWCFVGFMRKARHNFRLDEVGIKRQLKIVSQIIKRKDSHLYRHLQKLQAEDCFFVYRMVVVLFRRELTFEQTVCLWEVMWADQAAIRAGIGRTTWGKIRLHAPPTDDLLLYAIAACVLQRRKLIIEKYSSMDEILRECNSMAGQLDVWRLLDDAHDLVVNLHDKI comes from the exons ATGAAGGCCCTGCGGCGATCCAGCACCTCGacctctccgtcctcctcctcctcgcccacgGCCGCCTCGTCCCCGCCCTCCTCCTCCTGGATCCACATCCGCTCGCTCCtcgtcgcggccgcctcgtccaactcctcctcctcctcggcggcggcggcggcggccgccgcggccGCGGGGAGCTCCGTGCCCGCCTTGGCGtctgcttcggcggcggcggccgcggcctcgtcttcgtcctcgcccgccgcctcctcctcgccgcgcTCGGATCG GGGTGGAATTAAATCTCCATGGTCTCGAAGGAAAAGGAAAAGAGTACTTTCTCGTCAACAGTGGGATGGTCAATTTTCGGCCAACGGGAAACTTCGTGATGGGGGAAAGAAGGTCCTAAAGAAAGTTCGTAGCGGG GGTATTGAACCAGGCATTCGGGCTGAAGTTTGGCCCTTCCTACTAGGAGT CTATGATTTAAATAGCTCTGAAGAGGAACGGAATACCATCAGGGCTAAAAAAAG GAAAGAGTATGAAAAACTGAGGCGGCAGTGCCAGCACATTCTGAATGGGTACAGAGGAAGTGGGCTGAAGTCAATAAATGAAGTGAATAATGAGGAGTGTTCTGCTCAAGGAAGTGGTGCTGAAGGATCAGAATCACCTTGTTTTGAAGATGTCAATGTCGAGAAGGCGTCTAGGTCACTCGAGGAACCGAAGCCTGAACACAGCGAGGCCGAGCAACCGGAAATCACTATGTGTGATGATGTTatagaatctatggaagaagacacAAGCGAGTTGATTGATGCATATCCATGCATAGCAGAGTCAGAATCTTCTGATTCCGAATCATCGGATGAAGATGACTCTGGAAGGATATCTGTGTGTGGCGAGGAGAGCTGCGATCCGGATCCTAAATTTGCCAGGAGTAGTTCGTTCAAGGCAGATATTTTTCGGTTTAGCAGAACCCCGGAGGACTTCGCGACATGGCAACGCATCATAAGGCTGGATGCTATCCGGGCAAATGCGGAATGGATTTCGTTCTCCCGTGACCAGGCTGAAGTCCCCAAGGAGAAAGCTCTACAGTCTGCAGCATCTGTTGGGTTGAAAGATTTTGATCATTTAGAGCCCCATATGATTTACCATGCTGCTCGGTTGGTCGGACTTCTTGAAGCATATGCGATCTACGATCCGGAGATTGGTTACTGCCAAGGTATGAGTGATCTCTTGTCACCGATAATCGCGGTGATGGAGGAAGACGACGCGGCGTTCTGGTGCTTCGTGGGTTTCATGAGGAAAGCCAGGCACAACTTCAGGCTGGACGAGGTTGGAATAAAGAGGCAGCTGAAGATCGTGTCGCAGATCATCAAGCGCAAGGACTCGCACCTGTACAGGCACCTGCAGAAGCTGCAGGCCGAGGACTGCTTCTTCGTGTACAGAATGGTGGTGGTGCTCTTCAGGAGGGAGCTCACCTTCGAGCAGACCGTGTGCCTGTGGGAGGTGATGTGGGCCGATCAGGCGGCCATCCGGGCCGGAATCGGGAGGACCACCTGGGGGAAGATAAGGCTGCATGCTCCGCCGACCGACGACCTGCTGCTCTACGCGATCGCGGCCTGCGTGCTGCAGAGGAGGAAGCTGATCATCGAGAAGTACAGCAGCATGGACGAGATACTGAGGGAGTGCAACAGCATGGCCGGGCAGCTGGACGTGTGGAGGCTGCTGGACGACGCACACGACCTGGTCGTTAACCTCCATGACAAGATCTGA